The sequence below is a genomic window from Prosthecobacter dejongeii.
CCACGGTGTCTGGGGCACCTGCGCTGGTGACGAAGGGACCGTCTGCCATGGGGGCGATGCCAGTGAAGCCGACTTCGGGCATGTCGCTGGGTTTGCCGGCGAGGGGGAAGTCTTTGCGCAGGGGGAAGTAGGGGTAACCTTCCCACATGAGGATGCGGCGCAGATCGGGATGACCGGCGAATTTGATGCCCATCATGTCCCAGACTTCACGCTCATGCCAGTCGGCCGTGGGCCAGATGTCACTGACGGTGGCGGGTTCTTCTTCATCGGGGATCTGGGCCTTGATGCGCAGGTGCTGGTGATGGCCGTAGCCATACACTTCATAGACCATTTCAAAACGCGGTTCCTGGCCCATGTGATCCAGGCTGGAGATGTCCACGAGGTAATCGAAGTTCAGCTCGTCACGGCAGTATTTGAGCAGCGATTTCACACTGGTCAAGGAAACTTGCAGGGTGTGCTCGCCCCGAAATTCGGTGGTGCTGAGGACGGCATCGCCGAATTTTTCCTTCAGGGCGGTGACCATTTGCGCGGCGTTCATGATGCGATTCGGTGCGGCTTGTTGTCCTTTTGACGATTTTTGACGGGCCTAAAATTAGGACAGCTCGTTGATCAATTCCTGCTTCTGCTCGGAGATGGAGTGCTCGCCTTCGATTTTACGCTGCAAGCGCATCAGACCTTCCATGAGAGCTTCCGGGCGTGGAGGGCAGCCCGAGATGTACACGTCCACTGGGATCAGGTGATCAATGCCCTGAAGCACAGCGTAACTGCGATACATGCCACCGCTGGAGGCACAGGCACCCATGGCGATGCACCACTTGGGCTCCGGCATCTGGTCCCACACGCGTTTCACGGCCAGGGCCATTTTGTAAGTCACTGTGCCTGCGACGATCATCACATCCGCCTGACGGGGGGAAAAGCGCATGACCTCCATGCCAAAGCGGCTGAGGTCATAACGGCTGCAAGCGGAGGCCATCATCTCGATGGCACAGCAGGCGAGGCCCATGGGCATCGGCCAGAGGGAGTTCTTGCGCATCCAGTTGACCGCAGAGTCCAGCTTGGTGACGACGACATTGCCCTCGATTTTGGAATCGTAGGAGGCTTCGGTTTCAGCAGGGGCGACCATGGCGTTGGAAAAAGAGGTTAACGATGGAAGAAATACGCCCCGGCTCCCCCCCCGGCAACCCGTTTGTGAAAGTTTTCACAAGCTCGGGCAGCCCGTGAAGTATCATTTAGAAGGTCTTCAGACCAGGAGG
It includes:
- the nuoB gene encoding NADH-quinone oxidoreductase subunit NuoB, which translates into the protein MVAPAETEASYDSKIEGNVVVTKLDSAVNWMRKNSLWPMPMGLACCAIEMMASACSRYDLSRFGMEVMRFSPRQADVMIVAGTVTYKMALAVKRVWDQMPEPKWCIAMGACASSGGMYRSYAVLQGIDHLIPVDVYISGCPPRPEALMEGLMRLQRKIEGEHSISEQKQELINELS
- a CDS encoding NADH-quinone oxidoreductase subunit C, with protein sequence MNAAQMVTALKEKFGDAVLSTTEFRGEHTLQVSLTSVKSLLKYCRDELNFDYLVDISSLDHMGQEPRFEMVYEVYGYGHHQHLRIKAQIPDEEEPATVSDIWPTADWHEREVWDMMGIKFAGHPDLRRILMWEGYPYFPLRKDFPLAGKPSDMPEVGFTGIAPMADGPFVTSAGAPDTVAREPRAKRVE